One Capra hircus breed San Clemente chromosome 3, ASM170441v1, whole genome shotgun sequence genomic window, CTGGTCCACGGGTTTTCCGGTCCCAAGAATTTTCACTTCCTAACTTGGCCACTGGACACTAGTACCAACCTCACATATTTCCACAGAATTTGCTGTTATCAGACAAAACCCTCCTTTCCTAATCGCCCCTCCCTCCACCACTCAGACTCCCGGCCCAAACTCGCGCTTACTTTTCATTATTCCACACCTTACTGATCGTGTAGTTTCTTTCAACCTAGATAACAAAGGACCTTCACAGCTCTGCCCTACCTTGACATGGCCAGTTTCCGCTTGGAGCCTACTGAGGGATTTATTTGAGGCTCTTCTTTCACCCTTGTATCATCCATcatttcttctttggggaaatacttctcttcttttacatACACTTCATccattatttcctcctttttaatattctgatcAAGAGACACTTCCTCACGTTTAATATCCaagctttctttcttctcttccttcacttCCAGCCAGTCCATCACTTcttccttcaccttcactttctctTCCTTTATCTCTGTTTCTTCCACCTTTTCTTCTTTTACCATCAAACTACTATCCATCTCCTGCTTCACCTCCAATGTGGCTggtttttcctctttcacctcatGTCCGTCCTCCTCCTGCTTTACCCACTGGCCATTCAGCGTACCTTCTACCATTTCTGACCAGTCCATTACTTCTTGCTTCACAACCGTTAGGTCTATTCGCATCTCCTCTGCTCTTCGTCTACTTTCTTCTTCCCCTGCCCCTGTCTTCTCCATTCCGTTCAGACCGTTCTCCGCCCCTCCAtcgccagactcctccgtccttACTCTCTCTTGATCTGACTCGAGACTTAGCCGCGCCCCCTCAGCTTCACTCTGGAGACCTCCTCCCGACATCTCTTCACTTTCAGCAGCAAAATCCATCAGCTCAAGATCCTTGACCTCCGTTGCCACTCCGTCCTTCAATGTGTTTGGTTCACGCCAAGAGGGCTGAGTTACCTGCAAAAACACGAAGAGCTGCCCACGTGCATAACAGAGAAGTAGCAAGCAGTGAACGCCGACCCAGCGCGCCTGTCCCAACGGTCGTAAAGCAACGCTTCCGCACCGTGCCCTTTCACGACTCATGGAGCTCTTTACGGCTCTGCGGCAGTCCCGCACAGATCTTCCCGGGATCCATCTGAGACCACGCCCACTTCGATCCCGCCTGCGGGGCGGGGTTTCATCAAACCCTTCCCTTGGAGAGGCGGTGCTTTCTGCAGGGGGCCACATGCTTCCGCTTTAAGAGACCGGAGGAGTTCAGAATAAGGGAGAGAGGCGAAATCCTCGCTGCATTCGAATGTGAAGACCTACCCTACTCTGTTCTAAGCTTGCATGAAGATGGAAGAAATACCTAATAGCACTATTCTCCATGCTTCAGTTTCTTAAGCAGTACCCCAGAGACGATGGTATTATAAATCTCTTAGTTTAGTTTGATGTTACGTGTAATAATGTATGGAAATAAGCTAGCAGTGATAAAACAAACAACATATCGTCTCTATTACTACCGGGAGGTTTCAGGTAGAAAGAAggcattatttttattctttcagttaTTTGTCAATAACAGCTGGCATCAGCCAGCTCCCTATTTACAGCATATATTTAAAGACTGCGTCAAAAAAATCAGTCGCCAGGATTTCCTAGAACTTATAggggaaaaaacccaaaacaaccctcaataaatgaaaatttttctgGCATCCGTTTCagttacttttgttgttgttgtgttgttgagttgctaagtcatttccaactcttttgcaagtccaccaggctcctcctctgtactctaggcaagagtactgaaattggttgccattttcttctctagggaatcttccctacccaggagttGAACTCGTATCTCCAGCGTCTTTGCACTGCAAgtagatttttaccactgagccaccagttacTTTTAAAGATTGTTATCACGTactgataaccatgatggtgtgatcactcacctagagccagatatcctgaaatgtgaagtcaagtgggccttagaaagcatcactaggaacaaagctagtggaggtgatggaattccagttgagctatttcagattctaaaagatgatgctctgaaagtgctacactcaatatgccagcaaatttggaaagcttagcgtggccacaggactggaaaaggtcagttttcattctaatcccaaagaaaggcaatgccaaagaatgctcaaaccactgcacaattgcactcatctcacatgctagtgaagtaatgctcaaaatgctccaagccaggcttcagcaatatgtgaacagtgaacttccagatgttcaagttggttttagaaaaggcagaggaaccagagatcaaattgccaacatcctctggatcatggaaaaggcaagagagttccagaaaaacctctatttctgctttattgactatgccaaatcctttaactgtgtggattacgataaactggaaaattctgagagagatgggaataccagaccacctgacctgcctcttgagaaacctatatgcagatcaggaagcaacagttagaactgaacatggaacaacagactggttccaaataggaaaaggagtacgtcaaggctgtatattgtcaccctgcttatttaacttatatgcagagtacatcatgagaaaggctgggctggaagaagcacaagcttgaatcaagattgccgggagaaatatcaataacctcagatatgcagatgacaccacccttatggcagaaagtgaagaggaactcaaaagcctcttgatgaaagtgaaagaggagagtgaaaaaattgacttaaagctcaacattcagaaaacgaagatcatggcatctggtcccatcacttcatgggaaatagatggggaaacagtggaaacagtgttagactttattttgggggctccaaaatcactgcagatggtgattgcagccatgaaattaaaagatgcttactccttggagggaaagttatgaccaacctagatagcatattgaaaagcagagacattactgccgactaaggtccgtctagtcaaggctatggtttttcaggtggtcaggtatggatgtgagagttggactgtgaagaaagctgagcgccgaagaattgatgcttttaaactgtggtgttggagaagactcttgagagtcccttggagactgcaaggagatccaaccagttcattctaaaggagatcagtcctgggtgttcattggaaggactgatgctgaagctgaaactccagtactttggccaccacatgcgaagaattgactcattggaaaagaccttgatggtgggagggattgggggcaggaggagaaggggacgacagaggatgagatggctggatggcatcactgtctcgatggacatgagtttgggtaaactccgggagttggcgatggacagggaggcctggtgtgctgcgattcatggggtcgtaaacagtcagacacgactgagcgactgagcggctgaactgaactggtcatgTACTGGGCATTAAGAGTTTTCACTTAATGTTTGCATAGTGTCTATGAGATACACTATTTTTCTCTGTGCGTAAGGAGACTTCAAAGAAATGGATTTTTAGCTGTGGGCTGCTTTCTTTTACTCCCTCAAATTCTGTTATGGTTTGCAGGATGCTCAGCTGTTATCACTCATTCACACTTGATGAAGGAGTGGGTGAGAAGAATGAGGATATTTTGAAACTTTAGTTGAGGCTGCACTGATTGAGCAGCACTGGAAGTAGCACTGAAGTATGTTGGGAAAGTTTTGTGAAATTTTCTTATGGGTTAAGGTAAAGAGGCTTACAGAGAAGTCCTGACAGTGTTTTCTGAGATTCTTAGAGGTACCAGCTGCTCATAGAGTCAAAGAGCCTTACTGGTAACCCTGTTAGCGATTAGGTTTGTCGGACTCCTTCATCAATAGGAATTGCTAAGAGACCAGGCAAGAAAATCAGGCACGGCTTTATTGGGAGGGAAAGCAAGGAACAGATGATTTTGCTCACTGCTGGGAACGGGGGAGGGGTGCTCCAGGGCAAGCTGGTTCCTtgtatggggtgagggtaggggtgggTCTAGGGTTCTGGGATTAAAGGGTGGCTTAGTTGGTCTGCCTCACCCCTTGGTGGTGCTGTGTGCTGGATGTGTGCACAGTTCCCTGCTTTTGTTCCAGACTCTTTAGAAGTGGTAGTtgggtttttggtctttttttctcttgttcataATTTGCCCCAGCTGCCCATGCAGGCAGTtatatttttagtcccttatggtttctttgtattttgctgCTGGAGGAGActtttgtccaggtgcaagcactgcagcaaagggtcgcAGGTCTCACGGCCCAGCCTGTCTCAGATTTGCAGGCCGGATTACATGTTTATGCTAGGAATAGTGCTAAATAACAAGGAATCCACGTGGCCTTGCTAAAGACAAAATTTGGGGGAAGATAGTAACAGGAGGATGTGTTTATCCTCAAGAGAATAAAACCATCTGGATTTCCATTTAAGATTACAGGGCAAGTTGTGAAACTACAAATCAGACACCAGAAGTAAAAACACTTTGGAGTATTTTGGATATTTGTCGTTTTCCTACATTTGTTCTTGTAATCTCTGTGTGTTTTTTAACAGTCATTGGAGGGAAAATTGTTAAACCAGTAAGGATTCTTGAGAGCATCACAGCTGATCACTTACCTGAGTTAAACAGTTAACACTGTAAGACTAGTTTTAATGGAGGTATCAGaggttatggggcttccctggtggctcagggataaagaatctgcctacaatgcaggaaatgcaggtttgattcctgagtggggaagatccccttaaggagggaatggcaacccactttaggattcttgcctggagaatcacatggacagaggaacctggcaggcttcagtctatagggtcgcaaagagtcagacatgactgaagtggctgagcatgcatgcatgcagaggTTGTGATGATATTGTTAAAGGGCAGTTTTGAAGGAGGAGGGGGACTTGAGTGGTCCAGACAACCCTAGAACTTTGGGTTGCCTGAGCATAGAGCAACCTGCTATGTCTAGGACAGACATGGCAGGGATTCTGGGTTAGGGGGGAGGGAGAAGTTATTTGTGAGGCTCTCACTGAATTCCTATCCAGTTCCTCAGACTCTTCCCCCTCCCTTTTTTGCTTCAATGGAGTAGAAGGACAAGCCTAGCTCCTTCAGTATAGGATTGAAACTTCATGCTGTCCCTGTCGTCTCTGTCCACCATCCCTGCACAAGGCATCATGGTGCGCTGTCCTCCTCACTTTGGCAGCTGGCGCTTTGCTGAAATTTGAAGTTGGTTCAATTTAACAGCTAGGAAGCTGGGAATGCTTTCTATGAAAGCATTTTAGCTCAGACTGAAATACCATGAGAGACTGTAGAGTAGGGATGGTTAAAGCCattttggtggctcagcaggcaCTGTGGGTAGTCAACTGTCTAGTTGACTATAGAGTGAAATTAGGAGTATTTTTTCCTGACCACTCAATGgacagataagaaaatagagaccCATGGAAAGACAATGctttgctcagtgttatgtgtcTATTGGTGGCAGTACTGAAGTAGAAAATGATCTGGTCAGAGCCTTTTGTTCACACTTGAGTCTGGTTAAGACAAAGACTGGGGAATGTAATTGCGGCTGTGTCCACATGAGAGGCAGGAGCCGGAAAGCCTGAATTTTACCTTGTGCCCATGGGTTGTGATGTATTGCAGGTTAGGTTACTGAGAAACAGATGCTGATAGGAGTTATTAGGGTTCAATGCTTATAAAAGGAAGGAGGATGAAGCAGGActggccaaagaaaaaaaattaagttgtgaTGCAGACCTGACAAATCCTTGGCCAACCTGCAGATTGTTGCTGAGAAAGCATTTTCTTCTCGAGTGTCCCCCATCAGGGCAGAGCTGCCCCATACTTTATATCTAACCCCACTCAGTCTCCTGATGGGTCCTGTCCCAGAAAGGGAATCATCTTgagcaatgggcttccctgcaGCTGGAGGTCACAGCAGGAGGTTGATGACTGCCCTTCTTGTAACAAGTAACAAGCTGGGTAACAAGTTCTTTGAAGGGAGATCTAGGTGGTGGTTCTCCATGGCTACCACAGTGTGAATGTGTATTTGCCTTGGTGGTCATGGGGCCTTTTGTCACTGAATTTGCTTGgttcttctttcttaaaatggAGATAGGTATGCCTATTTCACAAAgctattttgagaattaaatgagaaaatgtatgtgAGCTTTTGAACAGTAAAAGCAATTATAACTATTATTTTCCTCATTCTACTAGTAATTTTGAAATCTCCCAATGGTGACAGCTTACTTGTTTTCTCAGACTGGAGGACAAAGCTGAGATAATCACATTCACTAGTTCTTGGCACGTTCTCACCATATGTGACAACCCTCTCTGTTTTCACCATTTGTACGTCATGGCTGTCATTACCCTTCCTCTCACTCTCATGCATTTGATATGATTCTTTACATAAACACATGTCTTTGTGAAGTACATAGTATTGTTTTATAGTGTGCTATTTTTTAACAACTTCATTGAGATatgcacgtgtgtgctcagtcatgtcgaactttTTGTAGCAccatgggttgtagcctaccaggttcatctatccatagaatttcccaggcaaggatattggagtgggttgccatttccttctccaggggatcttcccaacccacgtctcctgcattggcaggaggattttttaccactgtgccacctggaagcccctcattgaagtatagtttacatAAAAATATACCTGTTAAAAAATACACCCACAATAAACTTACAGTTCAGTAACTTTACATTTATAGAGTTGTTCAATCACCACTatccagttttagaacattttaattttctcgTTAAGTTCCCTTGTTTCTGTTTGCAGTCAATCCCTGTTCCTAGGCCTAGCCCCAGGCAACCATTGATCTGCTTTCTATCTCTCGAGATTTGCCTTTTTTGGAAGTTTCATATGAAATCATATAATACATGATCTTTTGAGTTTGGCTTCTGTTATTTAGCATGAAGTTTTTGAGGCttatctatgttgtagcatgtgtcagtagtttgttcctttttattgctgaataatattccattgtatcaaTATATCGCATTTTGTTCATTCCTTTactagttgatggacatttggattatttccagaTTTGGTATTATGAATGATTTTGCTTCCATATTCACATGTAAATCtttgtgtatacatgtattttcACTTCCCTTTGGTGGATAGGAACctgggagtggaatttctgggccATGTGTAaagtttgtgtttaattttttaatggtcAAACTGTTTCCCAAAGAGGCTacgccattttacattcccagtaATAATGTATTGAGGTtctaatttctctacatccttactAAAATTTGGTATGGTCAGTCTTTTTGATTATGTGTATACAGGGGCTACcaaggtggcttagtggtaaagaattctcctgccagtgcaagagacacaggtttgatccctgtgttgggaagatcccctggagaaggaaatggtaacccaaattggtgttcttgcctggaagattctatgaactgaggagtctggtgggctgcagtccatgggcttgcaagagtcagacacaactgagcatgcatgggcATATgtagtaatatctcattgtgaatttcacttgcattttcttaatcatctaaaggagatcagccctgggtgttctttggaaggaatgacaataaagttgaaactccagtactttggccgcctcatgggaagagttgactcattggaaaagactctgatgctgcgagggattgggggcaggaggaaaaggggacaacagaggatgagatggctggatggcatcaccgactcgatggacgtgagtctgagtgaactccaggagttggtgatggacagggaggcctggcgtgctgtgattcatggggtcgcaaaaagtcagacacgactgagcgcctgaactgaactgaactgaactgaatctctagtaatgatattgagtatcttttcatgtgcttactggtcATTTGTATGTGAAATGTTTATTAGTAAAACAtttattcagatcttttgcctgttttttagtgttattttttatttttcaagttaaaattttaatacaattttaaaaagttactttccatttagttattacaaagtattggcTGTATGACCTGTGTTGTATGATATGCTTGAGCCTACCTCACAGTCAATAGTTGGTACCTCTCACTCCCCTACTCTTGTATTGCCCTGCCCCCTGCATCCTCACTGGTTACCAgtagtttgttctctgtctgtgagtctgatttattttgttattatgtaTTAGTTGTAGGGCTAGTGTAGGGCTAgtggtagggcttcccaggtggtgctagtggtaaagtggtgtacttcctgccaatgcaggaggtataagaatcgtgagttctatccctgggtcaggaagatcccttggagagggcatggcagctcactccagtgttcttgcttggagaatcccatggacagaggagcctggagggctacagtccatagggtccaaaggagttggactcaactgaagcaacttggcatacaGTATGCAGCCATTAGCGTGAGACCATTAGGGCCTAACCATTAGCACTCGTGGGCTAGAAGTACTACTCCACCAGTAGTCTGCTATCAGTCATTCTTGGGGCAGAGAGTGAGGTAAGAAGCTGATCTCCCCAGGGCCCTCCAGGCCCTCTGACCTTGGGCTGGTGAGTGAGCTGGGAGTGGAGGTGGGACAGGCTGAGGGCTGTGTCCTGCAAAGCTCCAGAGCCCTCAGCATGGCTGCCCACTGTCCAGACCTGGGTCTTCAGCAGCAGCAATCCTTTTCCCTTTCCCTACCTCTGTGACCTATTGTGGTGGCAGTATCCTTCGGTTGCAGTCGGGGAAACTCGGCACCCGTTTGGGTGGCCTGAGGAATCTGAGGGCCAGCTGAGTCCTGGGTGCCTGGTTCCCTCAGTGATGACAGTTGGGCAGGGTCTGGGAACCTCACCCTGAGGGCACTGCCAGCTGGGATATGCCTTTTTAGCAGGGCCTGGACATTGGCAAGAGGATCCAGACTGGGTATTGGAAGAAAGCTCTTGGGCAGGGTAACCAGTCCTTACAGGGATCTCCTCCTCATTTTACCCAGGGCCTGAACCTCTGAGGGCAAAAATTGAGCCTTGGAACTTGTCTTTGCTTTTCAGAACAGAGAATACATTTCTTTCAGTGGAGGTTTACAGGAATGTCATGACCTGACTTCACTTCAGGAGCAAAGGatctgacaccaagaagtttgcaacagctAATCATGCCCCTTCCTCACCTTTCTTATAAAAGGCTATGCTGAAAGTCCTCAGCGAGTTTGAGGTTTTTAAGGCATGTGTAACCATCTCCTTGCATGGTGCTTCACTAAACCTTCTCTGCTCTAAACTCTGACCGTTTGTATTATTTGGTCTCACTTTGCATTGGGCACA contains:
- the ZNHIT6 gene encoding box C/D snoRNA protein 1, which produces MSRERARCGSVALRPLGQARWVGVHCLLLLCYARGQLFVFLQVTQPSWREPNTLKDGVATEVKDLELMDFAAESEEMSGGGLQSEAEGARLSLESDQERVRTEESGDGGAENGLNGMEKTGAGEEESRRRAEEMRIDLTVVKQEVMDWSEMVEGTLNGQWVKQEEDGHEVKEEKPATLEVKQEMDSSLMVKEEKVEETEIKEEKVKVKEEVMDWLEVKEEKKESLDIKREEVSLDQNIKKEEIMDEVYVKEEKYFPKEEMMDDTRVKEEPQINPSVGSKRKLAMSRCETCGTEEAKYRCPRCLRYSCSLPCVKKHKAELTCNGVRDKTAYVSIQQFTEMNLLSDYRFLEDVARTADHISRDAFLKRPISNKHMYFMKNRARKQGINLKLLPNGFTKRKENSTFFDKKKRQFCWHVKLQFPQSQAVYVEKRVPDDKTINEILRPYIDPEKSDPVIRQRLKAYICSQTGVRILMKVENMQQNLVRYYELDPDKSLLDNLRGKVIIEYPTLHVVLKEHSNDMKVLHQVKSESTKNIGDEN